A stretch of DNA from Leptolyngbya sp. SIO1E4:
CGGCGGCTCTGAAGGTGAGCGATCGCCTAGTCACCGTTGGCGAAAAGTCAGGTGCTCCGCGCATTACCTTTACGGCACCCCTGATTAATCAAAGCCGGTGTGTCATATTTTTAGTATCGGGTCACAACAAACAGACCGCGCTCACTCAAATTTTTGCACCCGAGGCATCAGAAGACACTTTTCCGGCTCGTAAAATTCGTCCCCAAGGCGAACTTTGGTGGCTGCTGGACTCAGATGCTGGAGAAGCGGTCTCCTCCCTTGCCGGAGTCAAGATTTTCTCGTAAGGGTCTTTTTAGGTAATTTTTGCATAAGAGCACTGTAACATTGGGTATTCTGCAGGTGACCTGATGAAGGTATGAAAACAGCCTTATCGGGCAATAAAACAAACATCTGCAGAAATGTGATAGTTGCAGTCAATAATTTGCCTTTTTTGCAACATTTTGCCTGAGGGCAGTCATTTCTTTAACAATTTCCCGTTTTGGCTCAATACTGCTGTAATACTTTGAACAGGGTTGTAATGCTGTCTTTTATGATGGTCGCAGGATAAAGGTGTCACTATGATCATTTGCCCAAACTGTAATCATCAAAACCCGGATGGTGCAGTGCAGTGCGAAGCATGTTATACACCTCTTCCTACGTTGGCGAGTTGTCCTAGCTGCGGTGCATCCGTCCAGTCAGATGCCAGCTTCTGTGGACAATGTGGGTTTGATTTGAGAAGTGTCAAAACGGTTTCTGCACCCGCTCCAGAGGAGGCAACCATTCCAGATGGTGATGTCACTTTCTCGGGCGAGTCTGAGCTAGATGATCCCGATCAAGGGGCGATCAACATTCCAGATCTCATCGCACCCGATCCGCTGATAGTCCCAGATTTGGTCTCTGAAGTCGAAGCTGGTTCATCCCCCGCTGCTCCAACCCCAACGCCTGCGATTAATCCCTTAGAGGCGTCCTCCCCCTCGTCTGTTCCCGTTCCTGCCGGTCAAGCACAAGCAAATGTAGCAGCGGCAGGTGCACCCGTCCCTGATAGCCGTAGCGAGTCAACTCGGATCCAGGTTAACCAAGCTCGACTCTTCCATGTACAGACGAATACGACCCTTGAGCTACCGCCTCAACTAACCCTGATTCACTTGGGTAAACCCAATGATCGGGTTCCTCCGACGATTGATGTATCTGGTTTCCCCAACTCTGAAATTGTTTCTCGTGTTCATGCCGATATTCGCGTTGAGGGAGACATTTACTATATTGAGGATATCGGTAGTTCTAATGGCACTTATGTTAACAACATGCCACTACCCCCTGGTAATCGCCACCGGTTACGCCCTGGAGATCGAGTGGCCCTCGGCAAAGGAGATAAAGTCACGTTTATTTTCCAATCGGCCTAGATGGTCTACCCTTGGGCCGATTTTAACTATCCCGCACCCTTGCTGATATCCCTGACGGGTTGAGCGATGTGATTACCTTATCGTTACTACATCCCCTACATAAAAAGCCAGTGCAACACTGGACATTTGAAAAAGAATCGGTGATCCGCATTGGTCGCTCTACCGAGAACGATGTCGT
This window harbors:
- a CDS encoding FHA domain-containing protein, translating into MIICPNCNHQNPDGAVQCEACYTPLPTLASCPSCGASVQSDASFCGQCGFDLRSVKTVSAPAPEEATIPDGDVTFSGESELDDPDQGAINIPDLIAPDPLIVPDLVSEVEAGSSPAAPTPTPAINPLEASSPSSVPVPAGQAQANVAAAGAPVPDSRSESTRIQVNQARLFHVQTNTTLELPPQLTLIHLGKPNDRVPPTIDVSGFPNSEIVSRVHADIRVEGDIYYIEDIGSSNGTYVNNMPLPPGNRHRLRPGDRVALGKGDKVTFIFQSA